From Ictidomys tridecemlineatus isolate mIctTri1 chromosome 2, mIctTri1.hap1, whole genome shotgun sequence, the proteins below share one genomic window:
- the Itih3 gene encoding inter-alpha-trypsin inhibitor heavy chain H3, with product MASTWWPCLVLALLFSEAASGFSRSPLRLLGKRSLPGGAADGIEVYSTKISCKVTSRFAHNVVTTKAVNNADKAKEVSFDVELPKTAFITNFTLTIDGVTYPGNVKEKEVAKKQYEKAVSQGKTAGLVKASGRKLEKFTVSVNVAAGSNVTFELTYEELLKRHQGKYEMFLKVQPKQLIKHFEIEAHIFEPQGISTLDAEASFITNDLLGSALTKSFSGKKGHVSFKPSLDQQRSCPTCSDSLLNGDFTITYDVNRESPANVQVVNGYFVHFFAPQGLPVVPKNVVFVIDVSGSMAGRKIQQTRDALLKILDDVKETDYLNFILFSGGVTTWKDQLVQATPENLQEARTFVKNIRDDGMTNLNDGLLRGIHMLNKAREENLVPERSTSIVIMLTDGDANTGESRPERIQENVRNAIKGKFPLYNLGFGNNLNFNFLETLGLENHGFARRIYEDSDADLQLQGFYDEVANPLLTDVEMEYPQNAILDLTQNSYQHFYDGSEIVVAGRLADENINSFKADVKGQGAFNDLTFTEEVDVKEMEEALKEQDYIFGNYLERLWAYLTIEQLLEKRKNAQGEEKENLTAQALDLSLKYHFVTPLTSMVVTKPEDNEDQTAIADKPGEVRSVTPSRAYLVGYQPPQNPYYYVDGDPHFIIQVPEKNDALCFNIDEDPGTVLRLIQDPVTGLTVNGQIIGDKRDSTAANSRKTFFGKLGITNTQMDFRMEVTTEKITLWNGDEPTTFSWLDTATVTQDGISVTINRKKNMVISFGDGVTFVVVLHQVWKKLPGHYDFLGFYVVDSHRMSAQTHGLLGQFFHPFDFKVSDIHPGSDPTKPDATMVVKNHRLTVTRGSQKDYRKDTSVGMKVACWFVHNNGEGLIDGIHTDYIVPNLF from the exons ATGGCGTCTACCTGGTGGCCCTGCCTTGTCCTGGCTCTGCTCTTCAGCGAGGCAGCCTCTGGCTTCTCAAGAAGCCCCCTCCGGCTGCTGGGG aaacgGAGCCTCCCAGGAGGG GCTGCAGATGGCATCGAGGTCTACAGCACCAAGATCAGCTGCAAGGTGACCTCCCGCTTTGCTCACAATGTCGTCACCACGAAAGCAGTCAACAATGCAGACAAGGCCAAGGAAGTTTCCTTTGATGTGGAGCTGCCCAAGACGGCCTTCATCACCAACTTCACCTT GACCATTGATGGTGTCACCTACCCTGGGAACGTCAAGGAGAAGGAGGTTGCTAAGAAACAGTATGAAAAGGCCGTGTCCCAGGGCAAGACAGCTGGCTTGGTCAA GGCCTCCGGGAGGAAGCTGGAGAAATTCACAGTCTCAGTCAATGTGGCTGCAGGCAGCAATGTCACCTTTGAGCTGACCTACGAGGAGCTGCTGAAGAGGCACCAGGGCAAATACGAGATGTTCCTTAAGGTCCAGCCCAAGCAACTGATCAAGCACTTTGAG ATCGAGGCACACATCTTCGAGCCCCAGGGCATCAGCACACTGGATGCTGAGGCCTCATTCATCACCAATGACCTCCTGGGCAGCGCCCTGACCAAGTCCTTCTCAGGAAAAAAG GGTCATGTGTCCTTCAAGCCCAGCTTAGACCAACAGCGCTCATGCCCAACCTGTTCGGATTCCCTCCTTAACGGGGACTTCACCATCACCTACGATGTGAACAGAGAGTCTCCGGCCAATGTGCAG gTTGTCAATGGCTACTTCGTGCATTTCTTTGCACCTCAAGGTCTCCCAGTGGTGCCTAAGAATGTGGTCTTTGTGATTGACGTCAGCGGCTCCATGGCGGGTCGGAAAATACAACAG aCAAGGGATGCCCTTCTCAAAATCTTGGATGATGTGAAGGAGACTGACTACCTGAATTTCATCCTGTTCAGTGGAGGTGTGACCACGTGGAAAGACCAATTAGTCCAAGCCACTCCAGAGAACCTCCAAGAGGCCAGGACCTTCGTAAAAAACATTAGAGATGATGGAA TGACCAACCTCAACGATGGGCTGCTGAGAGGCATCCATATGCTGAACAAGGCCCGGGAGGAAAACCTGGTCCCTGAGAGGAGCACCTCCATCGTCATCATGTTGACAGACGGGGATGCCAACACTG GTGAGAGCAGACCTGAAAGGATCCAGGAGAACGTGCGCAATGCCATCAAGGGCAAGTTCCCCCTGTATAACCTGGGCTTTGGCAAcaatctgaattttaatttcctgGAGACCTTGGGCCTGGAGAACCACGGGTTTGCCCGACGCATTTATGAAGACTCGGATGCTGACCTGCAGTTGCAG GGCTTCTACGATGAGGTGGCTAACCCGCTGTTGACAGACGTAGAGATGGAGTACCCCCAGAATGCAATCCTGGACCTCACCCAGAACAGCTATCAGCACTTCTATGATGGCTCTGAGATAGTGGTGGCCGGGCGCTTGGCGGACGAGAACATAAACAGCTTCAAGGCAGATGTGAAGGGTCAAGGG GCTTTCAACGACCTGACCTTCACAGAGGAGGTGGATgtgaaggagatggaggaggccCTGAAGGAACAAGACTATATTTTTGGGAACTACCTTGAGCGGCTCTGGGCCTACCTTACCATTGAGCAGCTACTGGAGAAAAG AAAGAACGCccaaggggaggagaaggagaacctCACAGCCCAGGCCCTGGACCTATCCCTCAAGTACCACTTTGTGACTCCACTGACCTCCATGGTGGTGACCAAGCCTGAGGACAATGAGGACCAGACAGCCATCGCTGACAAGCCCGGGGAAG TCAGATCCGTGACCCCCTCCAGGGCCTACTTGG TTGGCTACCAGCCTCCTCAAAACCCCTACTACTATG TCGATGGAGACCCTCACTTCATCATCCAAGTCCCAGAAAAGAATGATGCCCTCTGCTTCAACATTGATGAAGACCCGGGCACGGTGCTGCGCCTCATCCAGGACCCAGTCACAG GTCTCACTGTTAATGGGCAGATCATTGGCGACAAGAGAGACAGCACAGCCGCCAACAGCAGAAAGACTTTCTTTGGGAAACTGGGCATTACCAACACTCAGATGGACTTCCGGATGGAGGTGACGACAGAGAAGATCACTCTGTGGAATGGGGATGAGCCAACCACTTTCAGCTGGCTAGACACAGCCACCGTCACACAGGATGG GATATCCGTGACAATCAACAGGAAGAAGAACATGGTGATCTCCTTTGGTGACGGGGTCACATTTGTGGTTGTCCTGCACCAGGTGTGGAAGAAACTTCCAGGTCACTACGACTTTCTAGGCTTCTACGTGGTGGACAGTCACCGGATGTCAGCACAGACTCATGGGCTACTAG GACAATTCTTCCACCCCTTTGACTTTAAAGTGTCTGACATCCACCCAGGCTCTGATCCCACAAAGCCAGATGCCACAATGGTGGTGAAGAACCATCGGTTGACTGTCACAAG gGGCTCCCAGAAAGACTACAGAAAGGACACCAGTGTTGGCATGAAGGTCGCGTGCTGGTTTGTCCACAACAATGGGGAAGGGCTGATTGATGGCATCCACACTGACTATATCGTCCCCAACCTGTTCTGA
- the Itih1 gene encoding inter-alpha-trypsin inhibitor heavy chain H1 isoform X2: MDGAMALRVLLCVSLVSLLTLQAMSAPSLARGGSKGSETVDGVFIRSLKVNCKVTSRFAHYVITSQVINTANEAREVAFDVEIPKTAFISDFAITADGKAFIGDIKDKVTAWKQYRKAAISGENAGLVRASGRNMEQFTIHINIGPQSKATFQLTYEEVLKRRLTQYDIVIKVKPKQLVRHFEIDVDIFEPQGISKLDAQATFLTKELAAQTIKKSFSGKKGHVLFRPTVGQQQSCPTCSTSLLNGDFKVTYDVNRDKLCDLLVANNYFAHFFAPKNLTNMSKNIVFVIDISGSMEGQKMKQTKEALLKILGDMRPQDYFDLVLFGSHVQSWRGSLVQASEANLQAARDFVKRFSVEGATNLNGGLLQGIEILNAFQGNGPEVSNQASILIMLTDGEPTEGVTDRSQILKNVREAIRDKFPLYNLGFGHNLDFNFLEVMSKENNGWAKRIYEDHDATQQLQNFYDQVASPLLVDVELQYPRDTISALTQHRHKQYYDGSEIMVAGRIADQKLGSFKAEVQARGEGQEFKTTCLVDEEEMKKLLQERGHMLENHVERLWAYLTIQELLAKRMTVEGEEKNKLSSEILKMSLDYQFVTPLTSMTMRGMKDQEGLEPIIDKAEDDSQPLEMLGPRRTFVLSAAQPSPTRPSPNFQELPNRVTGVDTDPHFIIHVPQKEDALCFNINEEPGVILSLVQDPDTGFSVNGQLIGDKARSPGQHEATYFGRLGIANPATGFQLEVTPQNITLNGGEGGPVFSWRDQAVLRQDGIVVTINKKRSLVVSLDERATFEVVLHRVWRGSTVQRDFLGFYVLDSHRMSARTHGLLGQFFHPLDFEVSDIHPGSDPTRSDATMVVKNHRLTVTRGLQKDFSKDPRHGAEVSCWFVHNNGAGLIDGAHTDYIVPDIF; the protein is encoded by the exons ATGGACGGTGCCATGGCGCTTCGGGTGCTGCTGTGTGTGTCCCTGGTGTCCCTCCTCACCCTACAGGCCATGTCTGCTCCAAGCTTGGCCAGAGGCGGGTCCAAGGGCAGCGAG ACAGTTGATGGCGTGTTCATCCGGAGTTTGAAAGTCAACTGCAAAGTCACCTCTCGTTTCGCCCACTATGTCATCACCAGCCAAGTGATCAACACTGCCAACGAAGCCAGGGAAGTGGCCTTCGATGTGGAAATCCCCAAGACAGCCTTCATCAGTGACTTTGCCAT CACAGCAGATGGGAAGGCATTCATTGGGGACATAAAGGACAAAGTGACAGCATGGAAGCAGTACCGGAAAGCAGCCATCTCAGGAGAGAATGCTGGCCTCGTCAG GGCCTCAGGGAGGAATATGGAGCAGTTCACTATCCACATCAACATTGGTCCCCAGAGCAAGGCCACATTTCAGCTGACCTACGAGGAGGTGCTGAAGAGAAGACTTACACAGTATGACATTGTCATCAAAGTCAAGCCCAAGCAACTGGTGCGCCATTTTGAG ATTGACGTGGACATCTTTGAGCCCCAGGGGATCAGTAAGCTGGATGCTCAGGCCACCTTCCTCACCAAGGAACTGGCAGCCCAAACTATCAAGAAGTCCTTctcagggaaaaag GGTCATGTGCTCTTCCGCCCCACCGTGGGCCAACAGCAATCCTGCCCTACATGCTCTACGTCCTTGCTGAATGGGGATTTCAAGGTCACCTATGATGTCAATCGAGACAAGCTCTGTGACCTATTG GTGGCCAATAACTATTTTGCCCACTTCTTTGCCCCTAAAAACCTGACGAACATGAGCAAGAACATCGTTTTTGTGATTGACATCAGTGGCTCTATGGAAGGTCAGAAAATGAAGCAG ACCAAGGAGGCACTCCTGAAAATCCTGGGAGATATGCGGCCACAGGATTACTTTGACCTGGTGCTCTTTGGTTCTCACGTGCAATCATGGCGGGGCTCACTGGTGCAAGCGTCAGAGGCCAATCTTCAAGCAGCTCGAGACTTCGTGAAGCGCTTCTCTGTGGAGGGGG CCACAAACCTGAATGGAGGTTTGCTCCAGGGAATTGAGATCCTGAATGCATTTCAGGGAAACGGCCCAGAAGTCAGTAATCAGGCTTCGATTCTCATCATGTTGACAGACGGGGAGCCCACTGAGG GAGTGACGGACCGTTCCCAAATCCTCAAGAATGTCCGTGAAGCCATCCGGGACAAGTTCCCACTCTACAACCTGGGCTTTGGCCACAACCTGGACTTTAACTTCCTAGAGGTCATGTCCAAGGAGAACAATGGATGGGCCAAGAGAATCTATGAGGACCATGATGCCACTCAGCAGCTACAG AACTTCTACGACCAGGTGGCCAGTCCCCTGCTGGTGGATGTGGAGTTGCAGTACCCCCGGGATACCATCTCTGCCCTGACCCAGCACCGACATAAACAGTACTACGATGGCTCGGAGATCATGGTGGCTGGGCGCATCGCTGACCAAAAACTGGGCAGCTTCAAGGCCGAAGTGCAAGCCCGTGGG GAGGGACAAGAATTCAAGACCACCTGCCTAGTGGATGAGGAAGAGATGAAGAAACTGCTCCAAGAACGTGGCCACATGTTGGAGAACCATGTTGAGCGCCTCTGGGCCTATCTCACCATCCAGGAGCTGCTGGCCAAGAG GATGACggtggaaggggaggagaagaacAAGCTGTCATCCGAGATCCTGAAGATGTCACTGGACTATCAGTTTGTGACCCCACTGACCTCCATGACCATGCGAGGCATGAAAGACCAGGAAGGGCTGGAGCCCATCATTGACAAGGCCGAGGACG ATTCTCAGCCCTTGG AGATGCTGGGACCCAGAAGGA CGTTCGTGCTGTCAGCTGCCCAGCCTTCCCCGACTCGCCCCAGCCCCAACTTCCAGGAGTTGCCAAACCGAGTGACGGGCG TGGACACTGACCCACACTTCATCATCCACGTGCCCCAGAAAGAGGATGCCTTGTGCTTCAACATCAATGAGGAACCTGGCGTGATCCTGAGCCTGGTACAGGACCCGGACACAG GCTTCTCAGTGAACGGGCAGCTCATCGGTGACAAGGCCAGGAGCCCCGGGCAGCACGAGGCCACGTACTTTGGGAGATTGGGGATCGCAAACCCTGCGACAGGATTTCAGCTGGAGGTGACCCCTCAGAACATCACGCTGAACGGCGGTGAGGGCGGGCCCGTGTTCTCCTGGAGGGACCAGGCTGTGCTTCGTCAGGATGG GATAGTGGTGACCATCAACAAGAAGAGAAGCCTGGTGGTGTCCTTGGATGAGAGGGCCACCTTTGAAGTTGTCCTGCACCGAGTGTGGAGGGGGAGTACAGTCCAACGGGACTTTCTGGGCTTCTATGTGTTGGATAGTCACCGGATGTCGGCTCGGACACATGGGCTGCTGG GACAATTCTTTCACCCCCTTGATTTTGAAGTGTCTGACATCCACCCAGGTTCTGACCCCACAAGGTCAGATGCTACAATGGTGGTGAAGAACCACCGGCTGACAGTCACCAG AGGCTTGCAGAAAGACTTCAGCAAGGACCCCCGACATGGGGCAGAGGTATCCTGCTGGTTTGTCCATAACAACGGAGCTGGACTGATCGATGGAGCTCACACTGATTATATCGTCCCTGACATCTTCTGA
- the Itih1 gene encoding inter-alpha-trypsin inhibitor heavy chain H1 isoform X1, producing MDGAMALRVLLCVSLVSLLTLQAMSAPSLARGGSKGSEKRQAVDTTVDGVFIRSLKVNCKVTSRFAHYVITSQVINTANEAREVAFDVEIPKTAFISDFAITADGKAFIGDIKDKVTAWKQYRKAAISGENAGLVRASGRNMEQFTIHINIGPQSKATFQLTYEEVLKRRLTQYDIVIKVKPKQLVRHFEIDVDIFEPQGISKLDAQATFLTKELAAQTIKKSFSGKKGHVLFRPTVGQQQSCPTCSTSLLNGDFKVTYDVNRDKLCDLLVANNYFAHFFAPKNLTNMSKNIVFVIDISGSMEGQKMKQTKEALLKILGDMRPQDYFDLVLFGSHVQSWRGSLVQASEANLQAARDFVKRFSVEGATNLNGGLLQGIEILNAFQGNGPEVSNQASILIMLTDGEPTEGVTDRSQILKNVREAIRDKFPLYNLGFGHNLDFNFLEVMSKENNGWAKRIYEDHDATQQLQNFYDQVASPLLVDVELQYPRDTISALTQHRHKQYYDGSEIMVAGRIADQKLGSFKAEVQARGEGQEFKTTCLVDEEEMKKLLQERGHMLENHVERLWAYLTIQELLAKRMTVEGEEKNKLSSEILKMSLDYQFVTPLTSMTMRGMKDQEGLEPIIDKAEDDSQPLEMLGPRRTFVLSAAQPSPTRPSPNFQELPNRVTGVDTDPHFIIHVPQKEDALCFNINEEPGVILSLVQDPDTGFSVNGQLIGDKARSPGQHEATYFGRLGIANPATGFQLEVTPQNITLNGGEGGPVFSWRDQAVLRQDGIVVTINKKRSLVVSLDERATFEVVLHRVWRGSTVQRDFLGFYVLDSHRMSARTHGLLGQFFHPLDFEVSDIHPGSDPTRSDATMVVKNHRLTVTRGLQKDFSKDPRHGAEVSCWFVHNNGAGLIDGAHTDYIVPDIF from the exons ATGGACGGTGCCATGGCGCTTCGGGTGCTGCTGTGTGTGTCCCTGGTGTCCCTCCTCACCCTACAGGCCATGTCTGCTCCAAGCTTGGCCAGAGGCGGGTCCAAGGGCAGCGAG AAGCGACAGGCTGTGGACACA ACAGTTGATGGCGTGTTCATCCGGAGTTTGAAAGTCAACTGCAAAGTCACCTCTCGTTTCGCCCACTATGTCATCACCAGCCAAGTGATCAACACTGCCAACGAAGCCAGGGAAGTGGCCTTCGATGTGGAAATCCCCAAGACAGCCTTCATCAGTGACTTTGCCAT CACAGCAGATGGGAAGGCATTCATTGGGGACATAAAGGACAAAGTGACAGCATGGAAGCAGTACCGGAAAGCAGCCATCTCAGGAGAGAATGCTGGCCTCGTCAG GGCCTCAGGGAGGAATATGGAGCAGTTCACTATCCACATCAACATTGGTCCCCAGAGCAAGGCCACATTTCAGCTGACCTACGAGGAGGTGCTGAAGAGAAGACTTACACAGTATGACATTGTCATCAAAGTCAAGCCCAAGCAACTGGTGCGCCATTTTGAG ATTGACGTGGACATCTTTGAGCCCCAGGGGATCAGTAAGCTGGATGCTCAGGCCACCTTCCTCACCAAGGAACTGGCAGCCCAAACTATCAAGAAGTCCTTctcagggaaaaag GGTCATGTGCTCTTCCGCCCCACCGTGGGCCAACAGCAATCCTGCCCTACATGCTCTACGTCCTTGCTGAATGGGGATTTCAAGGTCACCTATGATGTCAATCGAGACAAGCTCTGTGACCTATTG GTGGCCAATAACTATTTTGCCCACTTCTTTGCCCCTAAAAACCTGACGAACATGAGCAAGAACATCGTTTTTGTGATTGACATCAGTGGCTCTATGGAAGGTCAGAAAATGAAGCAG ACCAAGGAGGCACTCCTGAAAATCCTGGGAGATATGCGGCCACAGGATTACTTTGACCTGGTGCTCTTTGGTTCTCACGTGCAATCATGGCGGGGCTCACTGGTGCAAGCGTCAGAGGCCAATCTTCAAGCAGCTCGAGACTTCGTGAAGCGCTTCTCTGTGGAGGGGG CCACAAACCTGAATGGAGGTTTGCTCCAGGGAATTGAGATCCTGAATGCATTTCAGGGAAACGGCCCAGAAGTCAGTAATCAGGCTTCGATTCTCATCATGTTGACAGACGGGGAGCCCACTGAGG GAGTGACGGACCGTTCCCAAATCCTCAAGAATGTCCGTGAAGCCATCCGGGACAAGTTCCCACTCTACAACCTGGGCTTTGGCCACAACCTGGACTTTAACTTCCTAGAGGTCATGTCCAAGGAGAACAATGGATGGGCCAAGAGAATCTATGAGGACCATGATGCCACTCAGCAGCTACAG AACTTCTACGACCAGGTGGCCAGTCCCCTGCTGGTGGATGTGGAGTTGCAGTACCCCCGGGATACCATCTCTGCCCTGACCCAGCACCGACATAAACAGTACTACGATGGCTCGGAGATCATGGTGGCTGGGCGCATCGCTGACCAAAAACTGGGCAGCTTCAAGGCCGAAGTGCAAGCCCGTGGG GAGGGACAAGAATTCAAGACCACCTGCCTAGTGGATGAGGAAGAGATGAAGAAACTGCTCCAAGAACGTGGCCACATGTTGGAGAACCATGTTGAGCGCCTCTGGGCCTATCTCACCATCCAGGAGCTGCTGGCCAAGAG GATGACggtggaaggggaggagaagaacAAGCTGTCATCCGAGATCCTGAAGATGTCACTGGACTATCAGTTTGTGACCCCACTGACCTCCATGACCATGCGAGGCATGAAAGACCAGGAAGGGCTGGAGCCCATCATTGACAAGGCCGAGGACG ATTCTCAGCCCTTGG AGATGCTGGGACCCAGAAGGA CGTTCGTGCTGTCAGCTGCCCAGCCTTCCCCGACTCGCCCCAGCCCCAACTTCCAGGAGTTGCCAAACCGAGTGACGGGCG TGGACACTGACCCACACTTCATCATCCACGTGCCCCAGAAAGAGGATGCCTTGTGCTTCAACATCAATGAGGAACCTGGCGTGATCCTGAGCCTGGTACAGGACCCGGACACAG GCTTCTCAGTGAACGGGCAGCTCATCGGTGACAAGGCCAGGAGCCCCGGGCAGCACGAGGCCACGTACTTTGGGAGATTGGGGATCGCAAACCCTGCGACAGGATTTCAGCTGGAGGTGACCCCTCAGAACATCACGCTGAACGGCGGTGAGGGCGGGCCCGTGTTCTCCTGGAGGGACCAGGCTGTGCTTCGTCAGGATGG GATAGTGGTGACCATCAACAAGAAGAGAAGCCTGGTGGTGTCCTTGGATGAGAGGGCCACCTTTGAAGTTGTCCTGCACCGAGTGTGGAGGGGGAGTACAGTCCAACGGGACTTTCTGGGCTTCTATGTGTTGGATAGTCACCGGATGTCGGCTCGGACACATGGGCTGCTGG GACAATTCTTTCACCCCCTTGATTTTGAAGTGTCTGACATCCACCCAGGTTCTGACCCCACAAGGTCAGATGCTACAATGGTGGTGAAGAACCACCGGCTGACAGTCACCAG AGGCTTGCAGAAAGACTTCAGCAAGGACCCCCGACATGGGGCAGAGGTATCCTGCTGGTTTGTCCATAACAACGGAGCTGGACTGATCGATGGAGCTCACACTGATTATATCGTCCCTGACATCTTCTGA
- the Itih1 gene encoding inter-alpha-trypsin inhibitor heavy chain H1 isoform X3 produces the protein MDGAMALRVLLCVSLVSLLTLQAMSAPSLARGGSKGSEKRQAVDTTVDGVFIRSLKVNCKVTSRFAHYVITSQVINTANEAREVAFDVEIPKTAFISDFAITADGKAFIGDIKDKVTAWKQYRKAAISGENAGLVRASGRNMEQFTIHINIGPQSKATFQLTYEEVLKRRLTQYDIVIKVKPKQLVRHFEIDVDIFEPQGISKLDAQATFLTKELAAQTIKKSFSGKKGHVLFRPTVGQQQSCPTCSTSLLNGDFKVTYDVNRDKLCDLLVANNYFAHFFAPKNLTNMSKNIVFVIDISGSMEGQKMKQTKEALLKILGDMRPQDYFDLVLFGSHVQSWRGSLVQASEANLQAARDFVKRFSVEGATNLNGGLLQGIEILNAFQGNGPEVSNQASILIMLTDGEPTEGVTDRSQILKNVREAIRDKFPLYNLGFGHNLDFNFLEVMSKENNGWAKRIYEDHDATQQLQNFYDQVASPLLVDVELQYPRDTISALTQHRHKQYYDGSEIMVAGRIADQKLGSFKAEVQARGEGQEFKTTCLVDEEEMKKLLQERGHMLENHVERLWAYLTIQELLAKRMTVEGEEKNKLSSEILKMSLDYQFVTPLTSMTMRGMKDQEGLEPIIDKAEDDSQPLEMLGPRRTFVLSAAQPSPTRPSPNFQELPNRVTGVDTDPHFIIHVPQKEDALCFNINEEPGVILSLVQDPDTGFSVNGQLIGDKARSPGQHEATYFGRLGIANPATGFQLEVTPQNITLNGGEGGPVFSWRDQAVLRQDGIVVTINKKRSLVVSLDERATFEVVLHRVWRGSTVQRDFLGFYVLDSHRMSARTHGLLEACRKTSARTPDMGQRYPAGLSITTELD, from the exons ATGGACGGTGCCATGGCGCTTCGGGTGCTGCTGTGTGTGTCCCTGGTGTCCCTCCTCACCCTACAGGCCATGTCTGCTCCAAGCTTGGCCAGAGGCGGGTCCAAGGGCAGCGAG AAGCGACAGGCTGTGGACACA ACAGTTGATGGCGTGTTCATCCGGAGTTTGAAAGTCAACTGCAAAGTCACCTCTCGTTTCGCCCACTATGTCATCACCAGCCAAGTGATCAACACTGCCAACGAAGCCAGGGAAGTGGCCTTCGATGTGGAAATCCCCAAGACAGCCTTCATCAGTGACTTTGCCAT CACAGCAGATGGGAAGGCATTCATTGGGGACATAAAGGACAAAGTGACAGCATGGAAGCAGTACCGGAAAGCAGCCATCTCAGGAGAGAATGCTGGCCTCGTCAG GGCCTCAGGGAGGAATATGGAGCAGTTCACTATCCACATCAACATTGGTCCCCAGAGCAAGGCCACATTTCAGCTGACCTACGAGGAGGTGCTGAAGAGAAGACTTACACAGTATGACATTGTCATCAAAGTCAAGCCCAAGCAACTGGTGCGCCATTTTGAG ATTGACGTGGACATCTTTGAGCCCCAGGGGATCAGTAAGCTGGATGCTCAGGCCACCTTCCTCACCAAGGAACTGGCAGCCCAAACTATCAAGAAGTCCTTctcagggaaaaag GGTCATGTGCTCTTCCGCCCCACCGTGGGCCAACAGCAATCCTGCCCTACATGCTCTACGTCCTTGCTGAATGGGGATTTCAAGGTCACCTATGATGTCAATCGAGACAAGCTCTGTGACCTATTG GTGGCCAATAACTATTTTGCCCACTTCTTTGCCCCTAAAAACCTGACGAACATGAGCAAGAACATCGTTTTTGTGATTGACATCAGTGGCTCTATGGAAGGTCAGAAAATGAAGCAG ACCAAGGAGGCACTCCTGAAAATCCTGGGAGATATGCGGCCACAGGATTACTTTGACCTGGTGCTCTTTGGTTCTCACGTGCAATCATGGCGGGGCTCACTGGTGCAAGCGTCAGAGGCCAATCTTCAAGCAGCTCGAGACTTCGTGAAGCGCTTCTCTGTGGAGGGGG CCACAAACCTGAATGGAGGTTTGCTCCAGGGAATTGAGATCCTGAATGCATTTCAGGGAAACGGCCCAGAAGTCAGTAATCAGGCTTCGATTCTCATCATGTTGACAGACGGGGAGCCCACTGAGG GAGTGACGGACCGTTCCCAAATCCTCAAGAATGTCCGTGAAGCCATCCGGGACAAGTTCCCACTCTACAACCTGGGCTTTGGCCACAACCTGGACTTTAACTTCCTAGAGGTCATGTCCAAGGAGAACAATGGATGGGCCAAGAGAATCTATGAGGACCATGATGCCACTCAGCAGCTACAG AACTTCTACGACCAGGTGGCCAGTCCCCTGCTGGTGGATGTGGAGTTGCAGTACCCCCGGGATACCATCTCTGCCCTGACCCAGCACCGACATAAACAGTACTACGATGGCTCGGAGATCATGGTGGCTGGGCGCATCGCTGACCAAAAACTGGGCAGCTTCAAGGCCGAAGTGCAAGCCCGTGGG GAGGGACAAGAATTCAAGACCACCTGCCTAGTGGATGAGGAAGAGATGAAGAAACTGCTCCAAGAACGTGGCCACATGTTGGAGAACCATGTTGAGCGCCTCTGGGCCTATCTCACCATCCAGGAGCTGCTGGCCAAGAG GATGACggtggaaggggaggagaagaacAAGCTGTCATCCGAGATCCTGAAGATGTCACTGGACTATCAGTTTGTGACCCCACTGACCTCCATGACCATGCGAGGCATGAAAGACCAGGAAGGGCTGGAGCCCATCATTGACAAGGCCGAGGACG ATTCTCAGCCCTTGG AGATGCTGGGACCCAGAAGGA CGTTCGTGCTGTCAGCTGCCCAGCCTTCCCCGACTCGCCCCAGCCCCAACTTCCAGGAGTTGCCAAACCGAGTGACGGGCG TGGACACTGACCCACACTTCATCATCCACGTGCCCCAGAAAGAGGATGCCTTGTGCTTCAACATCAATGAGGAACCTGGCGTGATCCTGAGCCTGGTACAGGACCCGGACACAG GCTTCTCAGTGAACGGGCAGCTCATCGGTGACAAGGCCAGGAGCCCCGGGCAGCACGAGGCCACGTACTTTGGGAGATTGGGGATCGCAAACCCTGCGACAGGATTTCAGCTGGAGGTGACCCCTCAGAACATCACGCTGAACGGCGGTGAGGGCGGGCCCGTGTTCTCCTGGAGGGACCAGGCTGTGCTTCGTCAGGATGG GATAGTGGTGACCATCAACAAGAAGAGAAGCCTGGTGGTGTCCTTGGATGAGAGGGCCACCTTTGAAGTTGTCCTGCACCGAGTGTGGAGGGGGAGTACAGTCCAACGGGACTTTCTGGGCTTCTATGTGTTGGATAGTCACCGGATGTCGGCTCGGACACATGGGCTGCTGG AGGCTTGCAGAAAGACTTCAGCAAGGACCCCCGACATGGGGCAGAGGTATCCTGCTGGTTTGTCCATAACAACGGAGCTGGACTGA